DNA sequence from the Blastomonas fulva genome:
AGCACCGCACCGGTCATGAACGCGGTGGCAAGATCGGTGGCATCCTTGGCCATCTTCTTGTCGTCGCCTGCAATAACTGCGGCTGCTGAGAAGAATGCCGCGCAGCTGAGCAGCGTTTCATGCCCCTCCTTGTCGGACAGTGCCGACTGCGCCTGGGCAGGCACGGCGACAAGGCCCAGCAGCGCGGTGCAGGCAGCGATGCGCGTGAAGAGGAAGGATGCAGGCAGGGTCATGGGTTCACGTCCGATGGCAGGGACCCTGTCGGGCCAGGTGGCTGATACGGCGCGACCCGCTGGCGCCCAGGGTGGCGGGTTTGCGCGGCCTTGGCAAGCCGGGGAAAGATGGCCGCGCGCGTGTCGGCCAGCAGCACCGAGATGCCGTCAGAGCCCGATCGTTCGCAGAGCCTGGTCGAGATCCTCGATCACATCGTCGACATCCTCCAGCCCGACATTGAGCCGCAGCATGTCCTCGGTGATGCCCACCGCCAGCCGCGCCTCTTCACCAAGACCGTGGTGCGTGGTCGAGCTGGGGTGCGTCATCAGCGAACGCGAATCGCCGATGTTGTTCGAGATATCGACCAGCTCGAGCGCGTTGAGCAGGCCGTGCGCGCGCGCGCGGCCACCGCCGACATAGACCGAGAAGATCGGCCCTGCGGCCTCCATCTGCGCCATCGCGAGGTTGTGCTGCGGGTGGCTGGGCAGGCCCGGATAGTTCACCCGCTCGACCCGGCCTTCGAGGAAGCTCGCCACCTTCATGGCATTCTCGCTCTGGCGGCGGATGCGCAGATCGAGTGTTTCGAGCCCCTTCAAGACCACCCAGGCATTGAACGCGCTCAACGTCGGGCCGGTGTTGCGTGTGAACGGCAGCAGCGTGTTGGTAATGAAATCGTCGGTGCCGCACACCGCGCCTGCGAGCACGCGGCCCTGGCCGTCCATCATCTTGGTGGCGCTATAGGCAACGACATCGGCGCCATATTCCATCGGCCGCTGCAGCACGTTGGTGGCAAAGGCATTGTCGACGACGCTGGTGATGCCGCGCGCGCGCGCGATGTCGCACACCGCCTGCATGTCGATGATGTCCATCGTCGGGTTGGCAGGCGTTTCGAAGAAGAAGACACGGGTGTTGGGCCGGATCGCGGCCTCCCACTGGTCGAGCT
Encoded proteins:
- a CDS encoding trans-sulfuration enzyme family protein; this translates as MKRNAGQDPAITSRWRPATRAIRGGTARSEFGETSEALFLTSGYAYDCAEDAAARFNGEQAGMTYSRLQNPTVEMLEKRISLMEGAEATRCMASGMAAMTAALLCQLQMGDHVVASRALFGSCRWLTDTLLPKFGIETTIIDGRELDQWEAAIRPNTRVFFFETPANPTMDIIDMQAVCDIARARGITSVVDNAFATNVLQRPMEYGADVVAYSATKMMDGQGRVLAGAVCGTDDFITNTLLPFTRNTGPTLSAFNAWVVLKGLETLDLRIRRQSENAMKVASFLEGRVERVNYPGLPSHPQHNLAMAQMEAAGPIFSVYVGGGRARAHGLLNALELVDISNNIGDSRSLMTHPSSTTHHGLGEEARLAVGITEDMLRLNVGLEDVDDVIEDLDQALRTIGL